The segment CGTAATCCTGGCAGTAGAAAAATCAGGAGAACGGTGGAGAAAAGAATAGTCAGAACAATAGGGAGGATCATGGGGATGGCTCCATAGTTGGTTGAAGGGGTAATTGCAGAGACACAGAGAAATCCCTCTGCGGTGCATCAGGCCAAAGATTCAAACACACCTGCCGCGCCAATGCCCCCACCGACGCACAGGGTGACCAGACCGTACCGCACCCCACGCCGGTTCATTTCGTGGAGCAGGGTGGCGGTGAGTTTGGCTCCGGAGCAGCCGAGGGGATGGCCCAGGGCGATCGCACCTCCATTCACGTTGACGATCGCTTCGTTCAACCCCAGTTCCCGAATCACTGCCAGGGATTGGGCCGCAAAGGCTTCGTTCAATTCAATTAAGCCAATATCCTGCAAGGTCAGGCCCACCTGTTTCAGGACTTTGGGAATGGCAACCACGGGACCAATGCCCATGATTTCCGGGGCCACCCCAGCGACGGCAAAGCCCAGTAAGCGGCCCAGGGGTTTTACCCCCAACTGATGCAGCATCCGCTCACTCACGAGCAAGCTGGCGGCGGCTCCATCGGACATCTGGGAGGAGTTCCCGGCGGTGACGGTGCCTTTGGCATGGAACACGGGCTTCAGTTGGGCCAGGGCTTCCAGGCTGGTATCGGCGCGGGGGCCTTCGTCTACCTCAAACAGGGTTTCTCGGGTAATGCGTTCACCATCGCTGTAATGGATCTCTCGAAGCTTCACCGGGACGATTTCGTCCTTGAACCGTCCAGCGGTCTGGGCGGCGATCGCTTTCTGGTGCGATCGCAGGGCAAAGCCATCCTGATCAGTCCGCGATACCTGGAACTGTTCTGCCACTTTCTCCGCCGTCAGACCCATGGTGATGTAGGTTTCTGGGGCTTCTGCCAGGAGTTCCCCGTTGGGCAGGAAGTGATGGCCTCCCATGGGAATCAGGCTCATGGATTCGGCTCCACCGGCGACCATGACATCGGCATGGCCTGCTGTGATTGCCTGGGAAGCCATGGCGATCGCCTGTAAACCAGAGGAACAGAGGCGATTCACGGTACAACCAGCGACCGAATCGGGTAATCCGGCCCGCAAGGCCACCACCCGTCCCAGGTTAAATCCCTGTTCGGCTTCGGGCATGGCACAACCCAGAATCAGGTCGTCGATCTGGTTCGAAACCAGTCCCGGCACTTGGGCGATCGCCCCTCTGACGGCGGCTGCCCCCAGATCATCGGGTCGGGTATAGCGCAGCGTTCCCCTGGGAGCTTTGCCCACGGCAGTCCGAACGGCGCTGATGATATAGGCGTTATTCATAATTCAATTCCTCAGTGGCTTCTTCGTCTTCAGCATGTGCAGAATTCGCTCCTGGGTCTTGGGCTCATCCACCAGGGGCAGGAAGTTGTCCCGTTCCAGCGCCAGCAGGTACTCATCCGAGACTTGGGCCGGAGCCGTCAGATCGCCGCCGGTCAGGACGTAGGCGAGGCGATCGGCCAGGGCTCGATCATAGGCTGTGATATACCCCCCTTCGTGCATGACATAGGCCATCAGTTGCAGCACCGCTCTGGCGGATTGCCCCAGCACCGGAATGGGGTTCTGGGGGGGTGGGGTGTAGCCCAGACGATCAAGGCAGATAACCTGGTGCTTGGCCGCATCCAGGCGACGATCGGCGTTCATGACTACAAGGGTTGTGGGGGGTAGAAACCCCAGCTCGATGCCTTCCTGGGCACTGTTGGACACCTTCGCCATGCCGATCGTTTCAAACACCCGCTTCACGAAGGGTAGGATGTCGCTGGGGGCATCCGTCAGGGCACGACTTCCGGCCCAGCGAGCCATCCGCATCAGGCCACCCCCTGCCGGAATCAGGCCCACGCTCAGTTCCACCAGACCGATATAGGTTTCGGCGTCCGCCACCACATGGGGACAGGCCATGGCCAGTTCGCAGCCCCCGCCCAGCACCCGCCCCTGAATCGCAGCCACGATCGGTTTGTGGAAGTAGTAAATCTGCTGCACCAGCTTCTGGAATTTGCCCAACAGGTCTGCGATCGCTGGATGGTGATGGCTGAAGGGATTCAGGTTTTCCATCTGTACGATTTTGCCCACTTCCGCCAGGTTAATGCCGACGCAGAAGTGATCCCCTTCGTTGCCGATCACCATGCCCCGATACTCGTCGTGGGTGTCGAGCCAGGTCATCACCTCAATCAGACCGTCGATGACTTTACCACTGAGGGTATTGGCCTTGGAGCGAAATTCATACAGCACCACCCCATCCCCCAGATCCAGCAGAGCGGCTTCGGCATTCTGCCAGAGGGTCGCCCTGGGGTTGGCTTTGATCGTCGCCAGGTGAATTTCGTCCTCAGGGATTTCCAGAGACTGATACCCCTGACCAGGAACATACACCCTGCCATCGGCTCGGTAGAAGCTACTCCCCTTTTCCTGGCCCAGGGCTTCCACCCAGGCAGGCAGTGTATATCCGGCCTGGTGTAAATCGGCCAGCACCGGGGCGAACCCCAGGGCATCCCAGATCTCGAACGGTCCCATCTGCCAGCCAAAGCCCCAGCCCATGGCCCGATCGATCTCGACGGGTCGATCGGCAATTTCGGGAATCCGGTTGGCACTATAGGCCAGAGTCGCCAGGGTAGACTGACGGAACCAGGCCCCCGCCCGACTCTTCTGGTGGTACAGCTTTTGCAATCGTTCGGTCAGATCGGGCAGTTTTTCGATCGCCTCCAGATGGCCCAGATTCAGAGACTGGGGAGACTCATAGGCTAGGGTTTTGGGATTCAGTGATCGGATTTCCCCCGCCACCTTTTTGTAGAATCCCTGACCGGCCTTAGCCCCCAGGGACCCCGTTTCCACCAGTCGATGCATCAGCTCTGGCACCCGGAACATCTCCCGGCTTTCGTCCTGGGGAATGGCTGGATAGAGGTTCTCCACCACATAGGTGAGGGTATCCAGACCCACCAGATCGGCAGTGCGGAAGGTGGCAGATTTGGGCCGTCCCACCAGGGGTCCTGTCAGGGTGTCAATCTCTTCGATCGTGTACCCTTCCTCCGTCAGGGCTTTCAGCCCCAGCAGGGTGCAAAACACCCCAATCCGGTTGGCAATGAAATTGGGGGTATCCTTGGCCAGCACCACCCCCTTGCCCAGATGCACCCGGCCAAACCACTGCAACCGGGCCAGCACCTGCGGATCAGTATCGGCAGTGGGAATCAACTCCAGCAGCTTCAGATAACGGGGCGGATTGAAGAAATGAGTCCCCATGAACCGTCGTCGGAAGGGTTGGGAGCGCTCCTGGACGATCGCCTGAATCGACAGACCACTCGTATTGGTGGAGACGATCGTCTCCCAGCTCACCGTTTGCTCCACCCGCGCCA is part of the Leptolyngbya sp. 'hensonii' genome and harbors:
- a CDS encoding acetyl-CoA C-acyltransferase: MNNAYIISAVRTAVGKAPRGTLRYTRPDDLGAAAVRGAIAQVPGLVSNQIDDLILGCAMPEAEQGFNLGRVVALRAGLPDSVAGCTVNRLCSSGLQAIAMASQAITAGHADVMVAGGAESMSLIPMGGHHFLPNGELLAEAPETYITMGLTAEKVAEQFQVSRTDQDGFALRSHQKAIAAQTAGRFKDEIVPVKLREIHYSDGERITRETLFEVDEGPRADTSLEALAQLKPVFHAKGTVTAGNSSQMSDGAAASLLVSERMLHQLGVKPLGRLLGFAVAGVAPEIMGIGPVVAIPKVLKQVGLTLQDIGLIELNEAFAAQSLAVIRELGLNEAIVNVNGGAIALGHPLGCSGAKLTATLLHEMNRRGVRYGLVTLCVGGGIGAAGVFESLA
- a CDS encoding 3-hydroxyacyl-CoA dehydrogenase/enoyl-CoA hydratase family protein encodes the protein MMFKPFRTAAVLGAGVMGTQIAAHLANAGLTVHLLDIPATSGGKNGVVEGAFKKALKQSPPIFFTEQTAQRVILGNFEEHFDRLATVDWVIEAVVERLPVKQELMARVEQTVSWETIVSTNTSGLSIQAIVQERSQPFRRRFMGTHFFNPPRYLKLLELIPTADTDPQVLARLQWFGRVHLGKGVVLAKDTPNFIANRIGVFCTLLGLKALTEEGYTIEEIDTLTGPLVGRPKSATFRTADLVGLDTLTYVVENLYPAIPQDESREMFRVPELMHRLVETGSLGAKAGQGFYKKVAGEIRSLNPKTLAYESPQSLNLGHLEAIEKLPDLTERLQKLYHQKSRAGAWFRQSTLATLAYSANRIPEIADRPVEIDRAMGWGFGWQMGPFEIWDALGFAPVLADLHQAGYTLPAWVEALGQEKGSSFYRADGRVYVPGQGYQSLEIPEDEIHLATIKANPRATLWQNAEAALLDLGDGVVLYEFRSKANTLSGKVIDGLIEVMTWLDTHDEYRGMVIGNEGDHFCVGINLAEVGKIVQMENLNPFSHHHPAIADLLGKFQKLVQQIYYFHKPIVAAIQGRVLGGGCELAMACPHVVADAETYIGLVELSVGLIPAGGGLMRMARWAGSRALTDAPSDILPFVKRVFETIGMAKVSNSAQEGIELGFLPPTTLVVMNADRRLDAAKHQVICLDRLGYTPPPQNPIPVLGQSARAVLQLMAYVMHEGGYITAYDRALADRLAYVLTGGDLTAPAQVSDEYLLALERDNFLPLVDEPKTQERILHMLKTKKPLRN